The sequence below is a genomic window from Alistipes sp. ZOR0009.
TTTAAATTATAATCGAGTTTGTTTTTTCCAGCAATTCGCGTGCCTAAGATAATTTTTTACGCAGCTCTTCGTCTGTAAGGATCCATGTAACTTCCTCTGCAATCCATTTTGCTGAAAAGTTGTCGCTTTTTGCTAGCCTTTCGGACAAATTGACGGCAGCACCGTTTAGGCTCCGATTGCGCTTCCCTATTTCACGGAGAGCATAGGCTGCGGCATTTCTGACATGCGGAGAACTTGTTGTAGAGGCATTTTCGATAATGTCAAAGTAGGGCTCGAATATCTCATCTCTAATGGTTGGCTTCTCTGCTGCTATTTTGGCAATTGTCATCAACCCGGCCTTTTGTAAGAATACATCAGCGCCTAACGACCATTCTGTAGCTTTGAATAGCGCATATTTGCTTTTCCAAAACAAAGTCATAACCGCTTGCTCTACAATTTCGCTGTTGATAAAATCTGTAGCCCAACGGTTCATTTGTTCTGCCGAAACATTTTCTGGAGTTTCAATGAATATGGCAGCAAGTTTAGCCTCGCGATAGTCTAGTGCAAAAAGCTCTTCGGCGAGTTCATGGTTGCCAATAAATGGGGCTGTGATTTTTTTTATGGTATGAGTTGAGACCCCATAGTTTAACTTGTATATAATCCCTTTCTTAAACATGCTGTCAACAACCTCGCCATTTTTGTGTTTTAGAATGAGGGAAAGGAGTTCTAGTGCAATGCTGTTTTCCATAGTTTGTGATTTGGCATCTCCGTTTCGTTGAATTGACAAAAATAAGGAATTAACTATAACTTATAAACGTAATGCTCTAATTAGCTTTGTTGTTGAGAACTGTATTTACTTTTAAATAAAATACGGATGGTTAGTGCGGCTGAACTTCAACATCTTGTTAAGTTTGACTTTAAAAAAGGCATTGTTTCGCTATTTACAGGAACAGGGCTTGCCTTGTTGGTAAATATAGCCGCATTGCCTATTTTATCTCGATTGTACACCCCTGCGGAATTTGGTGAGTTCGCTCTTTATTTGGCCATCGTTCAGGCTATTGTTGTAACTGTTACAGGGAATTTTAATTATGCGCTTTTGCAGCCAAAGAAGAATAGCGACGCGTTGGAACTTACTCTGGGCGGTGTGGTGTTCTCTTTTTGCATGTCAATTTTTGTAGCGGTTGCGATATATATTGAACGCAGTCGGTTGTCTCTTTTTTTTGAAGAGCCAATTTATGAAAGTTTGGTGTGGATTCTTCCTGTTGTTGGTTTTGTTCTTTCTATTAGGCAATTACTTGTTATGTGGGAAGCACGGAGAAGGCGCTCCCGGAGTATTTCTGCCGGTAAGGTATTTTATTCTATCGTTTTAAATGGAACTCGTTTGCCTAGATATTCATATTCGAGTGGAAGTGCTGGTTTGTGGTTTGGTTTTGTAGTTTCGGAATTGCTCTTTTTCTTTTGGGGTGTGATTTCTGTCTTTAAAAAAGACAGGAAGTTACTCGGATCGGTAACCGTTAGCGGAATTAAGCAGAATTTGCTTAAATACTTGAATTTCCCGATTCTTTCGATGCCATTTTCGTTGCTTAATAATCTGTCTTCAAACTTACTTGTTTTTGTTCTTGCCTTTAATTTTTCAGCTGGATTTGTAGGCTTATATGACCGTTCTTCAAAACTTATAGGTGCGCCGATGGATGTGCTTAGTTCTTTTTTGGGGACCATTTTTTATAAAGTGCATCAAAAAAAAGGAGCTGAACGAAAGCTATATCTCCAAATATATGCCTTAGCATTGCTCCTTGGTTTGCTGCTTTACCTGCCTGTGATTTTTTACGGTCCGCTTATATTTAAGTTTGTGTTAGGGGATGGATGGATATTGGGAGGTGTTATTGCTCGTTATTTGGCTCCGATGGTTGTTTTGAGTTTTGGTACTAAATGTGTCGGTTTGGTGTTTTTGCAGGATAGCAAGAATAGAGTAATGCTCATTTGGCAGCTTGCTTACTTATTTATGTCAATCAGCTGGATTCTTCTTTTTCATGATCATGGTGTTCTTTTTATTGTAAAAACTTATGCCGTCCTTACAGGGCTTTCACAATTCCTATTGGCTGTATATGTATTTTTCTCTTTAAAAGGGGAAGGGCGCAATGAATAGGTGAATGAAGATGTTGTTTTAATATTTGTTTTGTCGTGTGTTATTTGTTTGTTTTTTTAGCGATTAGAGTTGTTGAATGCCGTTTTGAATCTGGATGGCCGGAAAAAAAAGAATGAAGGTATTGCTAGTAAAGAAAAAGAACGTATCTTTGCACACGAATTACAAAACGGTGGATGTAGCTCAGTTGGTTAGAGCATCAGATTGTGGTTCTGAGGGTCGTCGGTTCGAGACCGATCTTCCACCCTAAAAAGGCAGCATAACGCTGCCTTTTTTGTTTTCATAAAACTGGGAAAAACGACCAGAAAACGGCCTGTATCGACCATTTATCCTCTTTTTTTGACCAGTTAACTAATAAAGCGTCACTTTTTTCGAGCGAGCATTGATTTTTTGTTTCTTTAATCGTAGAAAAACAGCCGTTATGAGTGATAACATATCTTCTGCAGCCAAATTAAATTGCGCTACATCTAGTTCAGATGTGTCTGTAATAGCATCCTGTGAGACAGATGGTTCTGCTTTTAATCAGATGAAAAGGAATTTATTGATGACAAGTGAGTTGCGTTACTTTATTGATATGGTTTACCTTCACGCGTCATCGAGTAATCTGTTTCCTCCTTATATCGAAAAGGAGGAGTTCAAAATATGTATTGAAAACATTAGAAAAGTTGATTGGGATTTAGTTGATCCTAATGGTATATTAGAGTATGTAGCCGTGCGAGATGCATATGTTTGTGCTCTAATTGTGTATGGTTTTATAAAGGAATTGGCGGTTAAGGGCGATAGCTCTGCAGCCTCATCTTATGGGGTGCTAAGCCTGCTGATGCCTTTTAAAATCTAAATTTGGAGAAAGTGAAGAGCGGGACTGTATTATTGCAGTCCCGTTTCTATTTATAGCGGTTTAAAGGGCGCCACAGCTCTATTAAAAATGCCTTTCATATATGCGATAGCCATGCCGTAGTTGGTGATAGGGATTCCAGCTTCGATGGCTGGCCGGAGTCTGTTGAAGACTTGTTTGCGAGTTATCATGCAGCCTCCGCATTGTATAATAAGTGAGTAATCTGTAATGGGTCTTGATATGGCGCTCAGTCCTGCAACTATGTCAAAATCAGGATTCTTTCCAGAGAATTCTTTTAGCCAACGAGGTATTTTATATCTTCCGATATCATCGCAGCTGGTGTGGTGCGTGCAGCTTTCTAGGATCAAAATTCTATCTCCTTCCTTTATTGTTCCAATTTTGGGTGTGCCTTTTAAGTATTCGTCAAAAGGGCCTTTTAGTCTAGATAAGGTGATGCTGAAGGATGTTAGAGGGATGTCTAGAGGGATCATCCTATCGGCTTTGTCGAATATTTGGCTGTCGGTTACTGCTAGGGCCGGTTTTATTTTATGCGAGGCAAGGAAGTGCTCTACTGCATTTTCTTTTAATGTAATGGCAATGGCGTCGTTGTCTAGGACGTCTCTGATAGCTTGTACTTGTGGAAGTATCATGCGGCCTGCTGGTGCTTCTGTGTCTATTGGGGTTATTAGGAGGACGATGTCGTTTTTCTTTACAATTCCCTTAAACATGGACGGTGTGGTATACGCAGATTCAGGCATGTGCGAAGTTATGGTTTTTACCAGCTCGTCAAACCCGTTCCCGTTTATTGCGCTTATTTCTGTAAACGCAAGATTTTTATACTTGAAAGAGGAGATAAGTTCGGAGGAGGGCGGGGTCGCATCTACCATGTTAAAGACAATGATGAAGGGGATGTCATTACGATTGAATTCGTTTATAAGCACTTCTTCATGTTCGCCAAACTGGTTGTGCGCAATAACTAGCAGTGCCAGGTCTACCATTTTTATAGATTCTCGGGTTTTGCTAACCCTTTTTAATCCCAGCTCTCCTTCGTCATCAACGCCTGCCGTATCTACCAGAATAACTGGGCCTAAGTTTAGTATTTCTACTGATTTTTTTACTGGATCAGTGGTGGTTCCTGCATGGTT
It includes:
- a CDS encoding DNA alkylation repair protein — encoded protein: MENSIALELLSLILKHKNGEVVDSMFKKGIIYKLNYGVSTHTIKKITAPFIGNHELAEELFALDYREAKLAAIFIETPENVSAEQMNRWATDFINSEIVEQAVMTLFWKSKYALFKATEWSLGADVFLQKAGLMTIAKIAAEKPTIRDEIFEPYFDIIENASTTSSPHVRNAAAYALREIGKRNRSLNGAAVNLSERLAKSDNFSAKWIAEEVTWILTDEELRKKLS
- a CDS encoding lipopolysaccharide biosynthesis protein, whose product is MVSAAELQHLVKFDFKKGIVSLFTGTGLALLVNIAALPILSRLYTPAEFGEFALYLAIVQAIVVTVTGNFNYALLQPKKNSDALELTLGGVVFSFCMSIFVAVAIYIERSRLSLFFEEPIYESLVWILPVVGFVLSIRQLLVMWEARRRRSRSISAGKVFYSIVLNGTRLPRYSYSSGSAGLWFGFVVSELLFFFWGVISVFKKDRKLLGSVTVSGIKQNLLKYLNFPILSMPFSLLNNLSSNLLVFVLAFNFSAGFVGLYDRSSKLIGAPMDVLSSFLGTIFYKVHQKKGAERKLYLQIYALALLLGLLLYLPVIFYGPLIFKFVLGDGWILGGVIARYLAPMVVLSFGTKCVGLVFLQDSKNRVMLIWQLAYLFMSISWILLFHDHGVLFIVKTYAVLTGLSQFLLAVYVFFSLKGEGRNE
- the hydF gene encoding [FeFe] hydrogenase H-cluster maturation GTPase HydF, with translation MSVTRDNKPHIGIYGRRNSGKSTLINLLAGQEVAIVSNHAGTTTDPVKKSVEILNLGPVILVDTAGVDDEGELGLKRVSKTRESIKMVDLALLVIAHNQFGEHEEVLINEFNRNDIPFIIVFNMVDATPPSSELISSFKYKNLAFTEISAINGNGFDELVKTITSHMPESAYTTPSMFKGIVKKNDIVLLITPIDTEAPAGRMILPQVQAIRDVLDNDAIAITLKENAVEHFLASHKIKPALAVTDSQIFDKADRMIPLDIPLTSFSITLSRLKGPFDEYLKGTPKIGTIKEGDRILILESCTHHTSCDDIGRYKIPRWLKEFSGKNPDFDIVAGLSAISRPITDYSLIIQCGGCMITRKQVFNRLRPAIEAGIPITNYGMAIAYMKGIFNRAVAPFKPL